The Edaphobacter sp. 12200R-103 genome contains a region encoding:
- a CDS encoding amidohydrolase: MDRRSFLKGSFALLGSLPQQGAQHTIMIDSHVHVWKHSPGFPFAAGAKVPEFDLAAEDLLALMSANGVARTVLIQVIHYRWDNRYLLDVLHRYPEKFHGVCRVDPEDPAAPDHLSELTETGCHGVRLSPGVSAESDWFRGPLMAPLWKRCAQLKVPMTLLLPASRLPDAAVWIEKNPDLDVVIDHMADIPAGDTKQLQLLLALARYPRVFVKISHIWSLSRQAFPYLDLTDQILRLRDAFGSSRLMWGTDWPIVRERLSYSQRVALYRDHLGFLSGTEREDILYRTVQRVWPFGL; encoded by the coding sequence ATGGATCGTCGCTCGTTCCTCAAGGGATCCTTTGCCCTGCTGGGGTCTCTCCCTCAGCAGGGCGCGCAACACACGATCATGATCGATTCGCATGTCCACGTCTGGAAACACTCTCCCGGGTTTCCCTTTGCCGCCGGAGCGAAGGTTCCGGAGTTCGATCTCGCGGCCGAGGACCTTCTCGCCCTGATGTCCGCCAACGGGGTCGCGCGGACGGTGCTGATCCAGGTCATCCACTATCGCTGGGACAATCGTTACCTTCTGGATGTCCTGCATCGCTATCCGGAAAAATTTCACGGCGTCTGCAGGGTCGATCCTGAAGATCCCGCAGCGCCGGACCACCTGAGCGAGCTGACAGAGACCGGATGCCACGGCGTCCGGCTGAGCCCCGGCGTCTCTGCAGAGAGCGACTGGTTTCGCGGACCTCTGATGGCTCCTTTATGGAAGCGGTGCGCTCAGCTAAAGGTCCCGATGACGCTGCTGCTGCCTGCTTCCCGCCTGCCGGATGCCGCCGTATGGATTGAGAAGAATCCCGACCTCGACGTCGTCATCGACCACATGGCGGACATCCCCGCCGGAGATACGAAGCAACTGCAGCTTCTGCTGGCACTGGCGCGCTATCCACGGGTGTTCGTCAAAATCTCGCATATATGGTCGCTTTCTCGTCAGGCGTTTCCTTATCTCGACCTGACGGACCAGATCCTTCGTCTGCGCGACGCCTTTGGTTCAAGCCGCCTGATGTGGGGAACGGACTGGCCGATTGTGCGCGAGCGGCTGTCCTACAGCCAGCGGGTCGCACTCTACCGCGACCATTTAGGATTTCTATCAGGCACGGAGCGCGAAGACATCCTGTACAGGACCGTGCAGCGTGTCTGGCCATTCGGCCTGTAG
- a CDS encoding N-acetylglucosamine kinase, with protein MILWDDDRHEDETLALYLAVDLGGTKTEYVLADETNELARVRGGTIKRMRTDANTAGQNFDTAIREIEAKSGRSVRDITRSCVGAAGVTVPLVTDWIKKIFAERVGGSLVLVGDVEIALDGAFFGGPGVLVMAGTGSNVAGRSLAGKLTTAGGWGPALADQGSGARIGQQALRDAALAYDEERETQLLPAILQAWNLRDFDDLVAYANQIPSPDLTRLAPVVVACADAGDAVAQRVLRREAEELAHLAHIVIDRLRSENSRAGWLPDLAFTGSILEHVPAIRNGIVEVLRQEFPDLKVIPDMVDPLLGALWHARHG; from the coding sequence ATGATCCTCTGGGACGATGACCGGCACGAGGACGAAACGTTGGCGCTTTACCTTGCAGTAGACCTGGGCGGAACCAAGACCGAGTATGTTTTAGCCGATGAGACGAACGAGCTGGCGCGCGTACGTGGAGGCACGATCAAGCGGATGCGCACGGACGCCAATACCGCCGGGCAGAACTTCGACACGGCGATCCGCGAGATCGAGGCAAAGTCCGGGCGTTCTGTCCGCGATATAACCCGAAGCTGCGTAGGCGCCGCCGGAGTAACGGTGCCTCTCGTGACGGACTGGATCAAAAAAATCTTCGCCGAGCGTGTGGGCGGATCGCTGGTTCTTGTGGGCGATGTGGAGATCGCGCTCGACGGAGCATTTTTTGGCGGGCCCGGTGTGCTGGTGATGGCTGGCACCGGATCGAACGTCGCCGGTCGAAGTCTTGCAGGCAAGCTGACTACCGCGGGTGGATGGGGCCCGGCGCTGGCGGATCAGGGATCAGGCGCGCGTATTGGACAGCAGGCCCTGCGCGATGCCGCCCTGGCTTACGATGAGGAACGAGAGACGCAGCTGTTGCCGGCGATCCTCCAGGCATGGAACCTCAGGGACTTCGACGATCTCGTCGCCTACGCCAACCAGATTCCTTCTCCCGACCTCACCAGGCTTGCCCCTGTGGTGGTTGCCTGCGCCGATGCAGGCGATGCCGTCGCGCAGCGTGTCCTGCGCCGTGAGGCCGAGGAACTGGCACACCTGGCCCACATCGTCATTGACCGTCTGCGCAGTGAGAACTCTCGCGCCGGTTGGCTTCCCGATCTGGCATTTACGGGCAGCATCCTCGAGCATGTCCCGGCGATTCGCAACGGCATCGTCGAAGTCCTTCGTCAGGAGTTTCCCGATCTGAAGGTTATTCCGGATATGGTTGACCCTCTCCTGGGTGCTCTCTGGCACGCCCGCCACGGCTGA